In one window of Rhinopithecus roxellana isolate Shanxi Qingling chromosome 15, ASM756505v1, whole genome shotgun sequence DNA:
- the APLNR gene encoding apelin receptor: protein MEEGGDFDNYYGADNQSECEYTDWKSSGALIPAIYMLVFLLGTAGNGLVLWTVFWSNREKRRSADIFIASLAVADLTFVVTLPLWATYTYRDYDWPFGTFSCKLSSYLIFVNMYASVFCLTGLSFDRYLAIVRPVANARLRLRVSGAVATAVLWVLAALLAMPVMVFRTTGDLENTTKVQCYMDYSMVATVSSEWAWEVGLGVSSTTVGFVVPFTVMLTCYFFIAQTIAGHFRKERIEGLRKRRRLLSIIVVLVVTFALCWMPYHLVKTLYMLGSLLHWPCDFDLFLMNVFPYCTCISYVNSCLNPFLYAFFDPRFRQACTSMLCCGQSRCAGTSHSSSGEKSASYSSGHSQGPGPNMGKGGEQMHEKSIPYSQETLVVD from the coding sequence ATGGAGGAAGGTGGTGATTTTGACAACTACTATGGGGCAGACAACCAGTCTGAGTGTGAGTACACAGACTGGAAATCCTCGGGGGCCCTCATCCCTGCCATCTACATGTTGGTCTTCCTCCTGGGCACCGCGGGCAACGGTCTGGTGCTCTGGACTGTGTTTTGGAGCAACCGGGAGAAGAGGCGCTCAGCTGATATCTTCATCGCTAGCCTGGCAGTGGCTGACCTGACCTTCGTGGTGACGCTGCCCCTGTGGGCTACCTACACGTACCGGGACTATGACTGGCCCTTTGGGACCTTCTCCTGCAAGCTCAGCAGCTACCTCATCTTTGTCAACATGTACGCCAGCGTCTTCTGCCTTACCGGCCTCAGCTTCGACCGATACCTGGCCATCGTGAGGCCAGTGGCCAACGCTCGGCTGAGGCTGCGGGTCAGCGGGGCCGTGGCCACGGCGGTCCTATGGGTGCTGGCCGCCCTCCTGGCCATGCCCGTCATGGTGTTCCGCACCACCGGGGACCTGGAGAACACCACCAAGGTGCAGTGCTACATGGACTACTCCATGGTGGCCACTGTGAGCTCGGAGTGGGCCTGGGAGGTGGGCCTGGGGGTCTCGTCCACCACCGTGGGCTTCGTGGTGCCCTTCACCGTCATGCTGACCTGTTACTTCTTCATCGCCCAAACCATCGCTGGCCACTTCCGCAAGGAGCGCATCGAGGGCCTGCGGAAACGGCGCCGGCTGCTCAGCATCATCGTGGTGCTGGTGGTGACCTTTGCCCTGTGCTGGATGCCCTACCACCTGGTGAAGACGCTGTACATGCTGGGCAGCCTGCTGCACTGGCCCTGTGACTTTGACCTCTTCCTCATGAACGTCTTCCCCTACTGCACCTGCATCAGCTACGTCAACAGCTGCCTCAACCCCTTCCTCTATGCCTTCTTCGATCCCCGTTTCCGCCAGGCCTGCACCTCCATGCTCTGCTGTGGCCAGAGCAGGTGTGCGGGCACCTCCCACAGCAGCAGTGGGGAGAAGTCAGCCAGCTACTCTTCAGGGCACAGCCAGGGGCCTGGCCCCAACATGGGCAAGGGTGGAGAACAGATGCACGAGAAATCCATCCCCTACAGCCAGGAGACCCTTGTGGTTGACTAG